From Streptomyces sp. SCSIO 75703:
GACCGGCGCCCCGGCCCGCTCCGAGCGCGTCGCCAAGTACAACCAGCTCCTGCGCATCGAGGAGATCCTCGACGACGCCGCGGTCTACGCCGGCCGCAGCGCCTTCCCGCGGTTCCGTCCCGCGGGCCAGTGAGCACCGCGACAGCCGCGGCCTAGGCAGCGACGTCCGTACGTCCCCGTACCCGGTCCCGTACCGTGTGCGGGGACGTACGCACGTAGGACGACGCACCAGCCGAACGGGAGGCGCGGGACATGGCGGTGAAGGAACGGGACCGGTTCTCCACCGCGACCAGGATCAGGCTGCTCGGCGAGCAGACCGCGGCCCGGGTCTACCGTTCGCAGACCAAGCGCCAGGCCCGCCGCTCCCGGCTCACCGGCCGCGCGGCGCTGCTCGCCATGGTCCTGTGCTCCCTGGTGGTGGCCCTCGCCTACCCGATACGGCAGTACGTCGCCCAGCGCGCCGAGATCGCCGACCTGCGCCAGGAGCAGCAGCGCGCCCGGGGCCGGGTCGAGGAACTGCGCGATCTGAAGGCCCGCTGGCAGGACGACGCCTACGCCGAGCAGCAGATCCGGCAGCGGCTGCACTACGTGCTGCCGGGGGAGAAGGGCTTCGTCGTGGTCGGCCCCGACGCCTCCGAGCCCTCCCGGGGCGCCGACGGCGCCGACGACCGCCCCTGGTACAGCAACCTCTGGGACGGCGTCGACAAGTCCGACGCCCGCGACCAGTGAACCGACAGAGAGACATCCGGAAGACAGTCATGCAGACCCCTCCGCCGCCCACCCCGCGCACCGAACCCACCGACGCGGACGTCCGGGCGTTCCGGCAGCAGCTCGGACGCCCCCCGCGCGGCCTGCGGGCCATCGCGCACCGCTGCCCCTGCGGGCAGCCGGACGTCGTGGAGACGGCACCCCGGCTGCCCGACGGCACTCCCTTCCCCACGCTGTACTACCTGACGTGCCCGAAGGCCGCCTCCGCCATCGGCACGCTGGAGGCCGACGGCGTGATGAAGGAGATGACCGAGCGGCTGGCCACCGACCCCGTCCTGGCCGCCGCCTACCGGGCCGCGCACGAGGACTACATCCGGCGGCGCGACGAGATCGAGGAGCTGACCGGCTTCCCGAGCGCCGGCGGCATGCCCGACCGCGTCAAGTGCCTGCACGTGCTGGTCGCGCACTCGCTGGCGGCCGGCCCCGGCGTCAACCCGCTGGGCGACG
This genomic window contains:
- a CDS encoding septum formation initiator family protein encodes the protein MAVKERDRFSTATRIRLLGEQTAARVYRSQTKRQARRSRLTGRAALLAMVLCSLVVALAYPIRQYVAQRAEIADLRQEQQRARGRVEELRDLKARWQDDAYAEQQIRQRLHYVLPGEKGFVVVGPDASEPSRGADGADDRPWYSNLWDGVDKSDARDQ
- a CDS encoding DUF501 domain-containing protein, which gives rise to MQTPPPPTPRTEPTDADVRAFRQQLGRPPRGLRAIAHRCPCGQPDVVETAPRLPDGTPFPTLYYLTCPKAASAIGTLEADGVMKEMTERLATDPVLAAAYRAAHEDYIRRRDEIEELTGFPSAGGMPDRVKCLHVLVAHSLAAGPGVNPLGDEALALLPEWWRKGPCVTGTETGTGAETGTGTGAGTGTGGAGRTGGTEGEGR